One Anomaloglossus baeobatrachus isolate aAnoBae1 unplaced genomic scaffold, aAnoBae1.hap1 Scaffold_148, whole genome shotgun sequence genomic region harbors:
- the LOC142260635 gene encoding uncharacterized protein LOC142260635, with the protein MQNAADTMEKGEMDVRSDERSRDLSTDDGTRSSTQNAKGSESNKEAKPYSCSECEKCFAQKSNLIRHEIIHTGVKPYSCAECGKCFAQKSHLITHESIHTGVKPCSCAVCGKCFAMKSELIRHEKIHTGEKPYSCSECGKCFAHKSSLVKHVRIHTGEKPYSCSECEKCFAQISALVKHGRIHTGEKPYSCSECEKCFAQKSALVKHGRIHTGEKPYSCSECGKCFSQQSYLITHERIHTGEYSYSCSECGKCFAEKSALVKHGRIHTGEKPYSCSECWKCFSQQSYLITHVRIHTGEKSYSCSECGECFAVKSNLNKHKIIHTGEKPYSCSECGKCFAVKSNLNKHKIIHTGEKPYSCSECGKCFARKSHLIIHARIHTGEKSYSCSECGKCFAAKSNLNKHKIIHTGENPYSCSECGKCFARKADFIIHKIIHARLKP; encoded by the coding sequence atgacggtaccaggagttctacacagaatgctaagggaagtgaaagtaacaaagaagcgaagccatattcatgttcagaatgtgagaaatgttttgctcagaaatcaaatcttattagacatgagataattcacacaggagtgaagccatattcatgtgcagaatgtgggaaatgttttgctcagaaatcacatctcattacacatgagagcattcacacaggagtgaagccatgttCATGtgcagtatgtgggaaatgttttgctatgaaaTCAGAACTCATtagacatgagaaaattcacacaggagagaagccatattcatgttcagaatgtgggaaatgttttgctcacaaatcaagtcttgttaaacatgtgagaattcacacaggagagaagccatattcatgttcagaatgtgagaaatgttttgctcagatatCAGCTCTTGTTAAACAtgggagaattcacacaggagaaaagccatattcatgttcagaatgtgagaaatgttttgctcagaaatcagctcttgttaaacatgggagaattcacacaggagagaagccatattcatgttcagaatgtgggaaatgtttttctcagcAATcatatctcattacacatgagagaattcacacaggagagtattcatattcatgttcagaatgtgggaaatgttttgctgagaaatcagctcttgttaaacatgggagaattcacacaggagagaagccatattcatgttcagaatgttggAAATGTTTTTCTCAGCAATCATATCTCATTACACatgtgagaattcacacaggagagaaatcatattcatgttcagaatgtggggaatgttttgctgtaaaatcaaatctTAATAAACATAagataattcacacaggagagaagccatattcatgttcagaatgtggaaaatgttttgctgtaaaatcaaatctTAATAAACATAagataattcacacaggagagaagccatattcatgttcagaatgtggaaaatgttttgctcggaaatcacatcttattatacatgcgagaattcacacaggagagaagtcatattcatgttcagaatgtgggaaatgttttgctgcaAAATCAAATCTTAATAAACATAagataattcacacaggagagaatccatattcatgttcagaatgtggaaaatgttttgctcgGAAAGCAGATTTTATTATACATAAGATAATTCACGCAAGATTGAAGCCATAG